A region of Moorena producens PAL-8-15-08-1 DNA encodes the following proteins:
- a CDS encoding DUF4157 domain-containing protein — MGNLRQSQTKKTQARDQSLVSGSKKPTIHPMDELQGIIGNRALGNLIKSQPDKSGQVHRSIDPLLRSVSPVSGQPIQRMPMFRGLSHELRGNLVQAKLTIGEAGDKYELEADRVASEVVNRINAPVPIQKALDDSIQTKEEEEEDKDQLRRQPIVQLEPGDGGMVAAPDLEASIQRARGSGVPLSKKIKEPMDRAFGADFSRVRIHTDAQSDQLNRSIQARAFTTGQDIFFRQGEYNPGSQVGQRLIAHELTHIVQQAGGIGKLQAQPESSSSSKVSAAPTGRIQRGKFNSQLYDSSVSPGSKGAQEEALRVFTLSPEERAHQLKVLLKNASNNIDDFNRIGQLLQGGINPQDREEIAAGIRQKFGKNHRSSGQDRSEYLIDILYRGQASPKSQVKMALGDLTGITFTFGLGSGDYNDFRKLVDKFTFAELDDVLSDSSIVNKITKKFGNKLTYKLITDLAIKGIEPDPGELSMRSLHTEIKENVYNQKLIEIISTLPDRGFVEASIRKERKPKIFDRLHQWVINRDQSVIEEIINNPESEFRKALEQKFKPADIDYILTLMKQPEFIQVPEGENVQDAALLQQIDAILTRQAKRGPSGQFRRKDDIAEQIENLLSRLEDPQKAIVIHYARKSVPLGRPAGFTDEDIMKSVENQCLSKFETQLNEAGLEYGKIARLLIKLKLKDDKFEHLTAHFQQVEDKSDQPDYWVQLLNKELEKFLPDVNTVFTLIFSAQQAANKSEYKWFMSHIYVEVKDKLRLRSPIKGQEYLRRIQDALTGKQELTVGDLMWVAKNYGGKSRTNIETIKFAVEALSGKELLEQWSNFKDLQTESHMSRLSPKGYLKFRDNFLLKIKEEFFDEKLGLFERERGAEQLSFRDTLKTAQRIEIERILLNRLAEEAPKVPEFQELAAEVMGVENGQLAAQYLAQRSKAIGNLETAQLLATGKQWSYFSTRSLIYKAAQGEYLKHFRSGLADIETSSDQQTPEQKMKLLQEQVKSTVAAEQTLVDEETAFSQLRDKYNARFKGIVNTLVGTLLATIGLVFTGGLSAPPAFAMLWSAVSAMISNLVSAGIDWSNQGQAYSHQKALRETFVNMLTASVDGALGNLTLSIKSLGMEELYSQGSNIFAKIFGKPGMDIFANYVTEIGSTVFNFPVNAVDRLLQSSSISDAWQQVKEETKEKLRSLPADTINQYIMGVAKSGTTAGFDELGKLLGVRLTPIRDVATEENTADLIEDRGPRDILSPVGKDLTDTFLLGGADVNNIDFEQGLLKYEDGLPAGFYLEALTEWSSYNSNPQSLQNATITILYDQFYDQVFERRIVNPIVSTIKSAWAAPGTVTEPKEPPRELFLNRIALDIAMLSVNQFSNLPTPTMQSQTRTQWKQIVRGTISNNEAFKKQDWSLDLDKIVKLAVDKCIKIAANKPRREAWVSSSITV, encoded by the coding sequence ATGGGTAATCTACGACAAAGCCAAACCAAAAAGACACAAGCTCGAGATCAGTCTCTTGTATCTGGAAGTAAGAAGCCAACTATCCATCCAATGGACGAACTGCAAGGGATAATCGGCAACCGAGCACTGGGTAATCTAATTAAATCCCAGCCAGACAAATCTGGACAAGTTCATCGTTCAATAGATCCTCTACTGAGAAGTGTTTCCCCTGTTAGTGGGCAACCAATCCAGCGAATGCCAATGTTTAGGGGACTTTCCCATGAGTTAAGGGGGAATTTGGTGCAGGCGAAGCTGACTATTGGTGAAGCTGGGGACAAGTATGAGCTTGAAGCTGACCGAGTAGCATCGGAAGTAGTGAACCGGATTAACGCACCAGTTCCCATTCAGAAAGCTCTGGATGATTCGATCCAAACCAAGGAAGAGGAAGAGGAAGATAAAGATCAGTTGAGGAGACAGCCCATAGTGCAACTTGAACCTGGTGACGGTGGAATGGTAGCTGCACCAGACCTAGAAGCATCAATTCAACGGGCAAGGGGTTCGGGAGTTCCCCTATCAAAGAAGATTAAGGAACCCATGGATCGGGCGTTTGGAGCTGATTTTAGTAGAGTTAGGATACACACCGATGCTCAATCTGACCAGCTCAATCGCTCAATTCAAGCACGGGCTTTTACTACCGGACAAGATATCTTCTTTCGGCAGGGAGAATATAACCCTGGGAGTCAGGTAGGACAGAGGTTGATTGCCCATGAGTTGACTCACATAGTGCAACAGGCAGGAGGTATAGGTAAACTGCAAGCTCAACCAGAAAGTAGTTCCTCTTCAAAAGTTAGTGCTGCACCTACTGGAAGAATTCAAAGAGGTAAGTTCAATTCTCAGCTTTACGACTCAAGTGTCAGTCCTGGCTCAAAAGGTGCACAAGAAGAAGCCTTGAGAGTTTTTACCCTATCTCCTGAGGAGCGTGCTCATCAGTTAAAAGTGCTATTGAAGAACGCATCCAACAATATTGATGATTTTAATAGGATTGGTCAGTTACTTCAGGGAGGTATAAATCCACAAGATCGAGAAGAGATAGCAGCAGGTATCCGACAAAAATTTGGCAAAAATCATCGTTCATCAGGACAGGATAGATCTGAATACCTCATTGATATTCTATACAGAGGTCAAGCTTCACCTAAATCTCAAGTCAAAATGGCACTTGGTGATTTAACTGGAATTACCTTTACTTTCGGTTTAGGTAGTGGCGATTACAACGACTTTAGAAAATTGGTTGACAAGTTCACATTTGCTGAATTAGATGATGTTTTAAGTGATTCTTCAATCGTCAATAAAATCACCAAAAAATTTGGAAATAAATTAACTTATAAACTCATAACAGATCTGGCAATAAAGGGCATTGAGCCAGACCCAGGTGAATTATCAATGAGAAGTTTACATACTGAGATTAAGGAAAATGTTTACAATCAAAAATTGATTGAGATTATCTCAACATTACCGGATCGAGGGTTCGTTGAGGCATCAATTCGTAAAGAAAGAAAACCCAAAATATTTGATAGGTTACACCAGTGGGTAATCAATCGAGATCAATCAGTAATAGAGGAGATTATCAACAATCCTGAAAGCGAATTCCGTAAAGCACTTGAACAGAAATTTAAGCCAGCAGATATTGACTACATACTCACATTAATGAAACAACCTGAATTTATACAGGTACCAGAGGGTGAAAATGTTCAAGATGCCGCACTATTACAGCAAATAGACGCTATCTTGACCCGTCAGGCAAAGCGAGGTCCATCGGGACAGTTTAGGCGTAAAGATGACATTGCCGAGCAGATCGAAAATTTGCTATCCAGATTAGAAGACCCACAAAAAGCTATAGTAATTCACTACGCAAGGAAATCCGTACCACTGGGTAGACCAGCTGGTTTCACAGACGAGGATATCATGAAAAGCGTTGAGAACCAATGCCTAAGCAAATTTGAAACTCAATTAAATGAGGCTGGATTAGAATATGGCAAAATTGCTCGTCTGTTGATTAAATTAAAATTAAAAGATGACAAATTTGAACACCTGACAGCCCATTTCCAGCAAGTAGAAGACAAAAGTGATCAGCCAGATTACTGGGTTCAACTCCTCAACAAAGAATTGGAGAAGTTTCTACCAGATGTGAATACTGTATTTACTCTAATTTTCAGCGCTCAACAAGCAGCGAATAAAAGTGAATACAAATGGTTTATGAGTCATATTTACGTAGAAGTGAAAGACAAACTAAGGTTAAGGTCTCCCATCAAGGGACAAGAATATCTCCGTAGGATACAAGATGCCCTGACTGGCAAGCAGGAATTAACAGTAGGCGACCTGATGTGGGTAGCCAAGAACTATGGAGGTAAGAGCCGAACCAACATTGAAACTATCAAGTTTGCTGTCGAAGCGCTTTCTGGCAAGGAGTTGTTGGAACAGTGGTCGAACTTTAAGGATTTACAAACAGAGTCACATATGTCCAGGTTATCACCAAAAGGGTACTTAAAATTCCGCGATAACTTCCTTCTCAAGATTAAGGAAGAGTTCTTTGATGAAAAACTTGGACTATTTGAACGAGAAAGAGGTGCTGAACAGCTAAGTTTTAGGGATACGCTGAAAACAGCCCAGCGAATTGAAATTGAGCGAATACTTCTAAATCGTCTGGCCGAAGAAGCACCGAAGGTTCCAGAATTCCAAGAGCTAGCAGCAGAGGTAATGGGAGTTGAGAATGGACAGCTAGCTGCTCAATACTTGGCACAACGAAGCAAGGCAATCGGCAATCTAGAAACAGCTCAGCTCTTAGCAACTGGGAAACAATGGAGTTATTTCAGTACCAGGTCATTAATTTACAAAGCAGCCCAAGGTGAGTATCTGAAACATTTTCGTAGTGGGTTAGCTGACATTGAGACTTCCTCAGATCAGCAAACACCTGAACAAAAAATGAAATTACTCCAGGAACAAGTAAAGTCCACGGTAGCTGCTGAACAAACTTTAGTGGATGAAGAAACAGCCTTCAGCCAGCTACGAGACAAGTACAATGCCAGATTCAAGGGAATTGTGAATACCCTTGTCGGGACGCTGTTGGCAACCATAGGTTTAGTTTTCACTGGCGGATTATCAGCTCCCCCAGCCTTCGCTATGCTCTGGTCAGCTGTGAGTGCAATGATTTCCAATCTTGTTAGTGCAGGAATAGATTGGAGTAACCAGGGTCAGGCTTATTCTCATCAAAAGGCTCTTCGTGAGACATTTGTTAATATGCTGACAGCTAGTGTAGATGGAGCCTTAGGCAATCTTACTTTGAGCATCAAAAGCTTGGGTATGGAGGAACTTTATTCCCAAGGATCCAATATATTCGCCAAGATTTTTGGCAAGCCAGGAATGGATATATTCGCCAACTATGTAACTGAAATCGGGTCAACAGTTTTCAATTTTCCGGTCAATGCGGTGGATCGGCTACTTCAAAGCAGTAGTATTAGTGATGCATGGCAACAGGTGAAAGAAGAGACCAAAGAAAAACTTCGCTCACTACCAGCAGATACGATTAATCAATATATAATGGGTGTTGCGAAAAGTGGCACAACGGCAGGATTCGACGAATTAGGAAAATTACTTGGAGTCAGATTAACACCTATAAGAGATGTAGCTACTGAAGAGAATACTGCTGACCTGATTGAAGATCGAGGGCCAAGAGACATCTTGAGTCCGGTTGGGAAAGATTTGACCGACACGTTCCTACTCGGAGGTGCTGATGTTAACAATATTGATTTTGAACAAGGCTTGTTGAAGTACGAGGATGGTCTACCAGCAGGGTTCTATCTTGAGGCACTTACTGAATGGAGCAGTTACAACTCTAACCCTCAATCTTTGCAGAACGCCACGATCACCATTTTATACGACCAATTTTATGATCAAGTCTTTGAAAGAAGGATAGTGAACCCTATCGTTAGTACAATAAAGTCAGCTTGGGCAGCCCCAGGAACTGTTACTGAACCAAAAGAACCTCCGAGGGAGTTATTCTTAAATAGAATTGCCCTAGATATTGCTATGCTCTCAGTCAATCAATTTTCTAATCTGCCAACGCCAACTATGCAGTCACAAACAAGAACTCAATGGAAGCAAATAGTACGTGGTACTATAAGTAATAACGAGGCTTTTAAAAAGCAAGATTGGAGTCTAGATTTGGACAAAATAGTGAAACTTGCTGTAGATAAATGTATAAAAATCGCAGCAAATAAACCTAGGAGAGAGGCCTGGGTAAGCAGCTCTATTACTGTATAA
- a CDS encoding XisH family protein: MAAKDKFHAAVRIALEKEQWKITDDPLRLEVGGTKFEIDLGAEQLLAAERGQEKIAVEIKTFLSESPLTAYHAALGQFLNYRLALEINDPTRILYLAVPVIAYQAFFKREFAQISVERYQIKQIIYDPSQEVIVKWIT, from the coding sequence ATGGCAGCCAAAGATAAATTTCATGCTGCGGTTAGAATCGCCCTAGAAAAGGAGCAGTGGAAGATTACTGATGATCCGTTGCGACTGGAAGTAGGCGGAACCAAGTTTGAAATTGATTTAGGTGCGGAGCAACTGTTAGCAGCAGAGCGAGGCCAAGAAAAAATTGCAGTAGAGATTAAAACCTTTTTGAGTGAGTCGCCACTGACAGCTTACCATGCTGCCTTAGGACAGTTTTTGAATTATCGGCTTGCCTTAGAAATCAATGATCCAACTCGGATTCTATATTTAGCCGTGCCTGTGATTGCTTATCAAGCTTTTTTTAAGCGAGAATTTGCACAAATTTCAGTAGAGAGATATCAGATTAAACAAATCATTTATGACCCGAGTCAAGAGGTAATTGTAAAATGGATAACCTAG
- a CDS encoding XisI protein, whose amino-acid sequence MDNLESYRQSIQSLLTDYAAIPIANGVIDCYTVFDTKQDHYMVMTVGWDGYRRVYGCVLHLDIKKGKIWIEQNMTEMKIGQKLVDKGVAKDDIVLGFQAPEFRQYTDYGVG is encoded by the coding sequence ATGGATAACCTAGAGTCTTATCGCCAGAGCATTCAGTCGTTGTTGACGGATTATGCTGCCATTCCCATCGCCAATGGAGTGATTGATTGCTACACGGTTTTTGATACCAAACAAGACCACTACATGGTAATGACTGTGGGATGGGATGGCTATCGGCGGGTATATGGTTGCGTTTTACACTTGGATATTAAGAAGGGAAAGATTTGGATTGAACAAAATATGACGGAAATGAAAATAGGCCAAAAACTTGTGGATAAAGGGGTAGCGAAGGACGATATTGTGCTGGGGTTTCAAGCACCAGAATTTCGGCAATATACGGACTATGGAGTGGGTTAA
- a CDS encoding cobalamin-binding protein, protein MLSQNLKIVTLLPSATEIVAALGLADAIVGRSHECDYPATIKNRPVCTEAQINSDKPSAQIDDDINNLVKRALSIYQVKTDVLEQLQPTHIVTQDQCDVCAVNFDVVEKAVANLTNSQPQIISLQPNLLTEVWADIERVAVILGVESQSLLKQLQSRVETCKQKTQEMSENHRPTVACIEWTDPLMAAGNWIPELVTIAGGNPLFGALGKHSPYLEWDALVKADPDVIIVMPCGFDLERTTQETQQMAHHSQWSSLQAVRQGKVFVTDGNAYFNRPGPRLVDSVEMIAEILHPDLFTFGYQGTGWERFDIMSG, encoded by the coding sequence ATGCTTTCACAAAACCTGAAAATTGTTACTCTGCTCCCCAGTGCCACGGAAATTGTCGCCGCTTTAGGATTAGCTGATGCCATTGTGGGGCGATCCCATGAATGCGACTATCCCGCAACTATCAAAAATCGACCTGTCTGCACCGAGGCCCAAATCAATAGCGATAAACCTAGTGCCCAGATTGATGATGATATAAACAATCTGGTAAAACGTGCCTTGAGTATTTACCAAGTAAAAACTGATGTTTTAGAACAACTGCAACCAACCCACATTGTTACTCAAGATCAATGTGATGTCTGTGCTGTAAACTTCGATGTGGTGGAGAAAGCAGTTGCCAACCTTACTAATAGCCAGCCTCAGATAATTTCCTTGCAGCCAAACTTGCTAACTGAAGTTTGGGCAGATATTGAGCGAGTTGCTGTCATCCTGGGAGTAGAGTCACAATCTCTACTGAAACAATTACAGTCTCGTGTCGAAACCTGTAAGCAAAAGACACAGGAAATGTCGGAAAATCACCGCCCTACTGTTGCTTGCATCGAGTGGACTGATCCGCTCATGGCTGCTGGTAACTGGATTCCTGAATTAGTCACTATTGCAGGTGGTAATCCTCTGTTTGGGGCTTTAGGGAAACATTCCCCTTATCTGGAATGGGATGCTTTAGTCAAAGCTGATCCAGACGTAATTATTGTAATGCCTTGCGGCTTTGATTTGGAACGCACAACACAAGAAACCCAACAGATGGCTCACCATTCCCAGTGGTCAAGTTTGCAAGCCGTACGCCAGGGTAAGGTTTTTGTTACTGATGGTAATGCGTATTTCAATCGTCCAGGACCAAGACTAGTCGATTCAGTAGAAATGATAGCGGAAATTTTGCATCCAGACCTGTTCACCTTTGGTTATCAAGGCACTGGCTGGGAACGGTTTGATATCATGTCCGGATAA
- a CDS encoding SitI3 family protein, producing the protein MALDFDLEMVTELKPQQALNILATKLALEWQQDNLKAPGILINADVEDRWEQDVTEENFGFRPTLVVGFRINPNQDYEGGLRTLIRATISLLQQTVGEAVLLFNYETVVLQRLGNKLILNEEMLEPSIISEIDQFKLTYELQVFPCSA; encoded by the coding sequence ATGGCTTTAGATTTCGACCTAGAGATGGTAACTGAGCTTAAGCCTCAACAAGCCTTAAACATATTAGCTACAAAGTTAGCTTTAGAGTGGCAACAAGACAACTTAAAAGCACCAGGAATACTTATTAATGCTGATGTAGAAGATCGATGGGAACAAGATGTTACTGAGGAAAACTTTGGTTTTCGACCTACTTTAGTTGTTGGTTTTCGGATTAATCCCAATCAAGATTATGAAGGGGGCTTGCGTACTCTGATCCGAGCCACCATAAGTTTGCTACAGCAGACTGTCGGAGAAGCTGTTTTGCTATTTAATTATGAAACTGTTGTATTGCAGCGCTTGGGAAATAAATTAATCTTAAATGAAGAAATGCTGGAGCCTAGTATTATTTCTGAAATAGACCAGTTTAAATTAACCTATGAGTTGCAGGTTTTCCCTTGTTCTGCCTGA
- the crtA gene encoding cyanoexosortase A, which produces MKAARFSLVKQLNIPALLLLAIGAGLIAIHLTLNLRAEKSSHLALSIVFWLAACSTLWDKRYQIKLGSGIVPFLFGALLIAGILIKSGAHPSEKFLGFSPFISVFGLALLASGFRGLKQYWQELLILFTLGVPKLLLPYLPNITPITAKFSAFLLWYSGANVVLQDSYIILPKGSVEVVPSCSGLNLIIYMLGLAVIVLVMFPTSRSQKIIVPIVAATLGFIVNGIRIAILAHLAAPSSQAAFDYWHSQEGALIFVMISVILFGTYCLFMLQQSEP; this is translated from the coding sequence ATGAAAGCGGCTCGATTTTCCCTGGTTAAACAATTAAACATTCCTGCGTTATTGCTCTTAGCAATAGGAGCAGGCTTGATTGCCATTCACCTAACTCTCAATCTCAGAGCCGAAAAATCGTCTCACCTTGCTCTTAGCATTGTATTTTGGCTGGCAGCCTGTTCGACTCTTTGGGACAAACGCTACCAAATTAAACTCGGCAGCGGCATTGTCCCTTTTTTATTTGGTGCATTGCTGATTGCAGGGATTCTTATCAAGAGTGGTGCTCACCCTAGCGAAAAATTCCTTGGCTTCTCACCCTTTATTTCCGTCTTCGGTCTCGCCCTGCTTGCCTCTGGCTTTCGGGGCTTAAAACAATATTGGCAAGAACTCCTCATCCTCTTCACCCTAGGTGTTCCCAAACTTCTGCTGCCCTATCTCCCTAATATCACTCCCATTACCGCCAAATTCTCGGCTTTCCTGCTGTGGTACTCTGGAGCAAATGTCGTGTTGCAAGATTCTTACATTATCCTTCCCAAGGGTAGCGTTGAAGTCGTCCCGTCCTGTTCCGGACTCAACTTAATCATCTACATGCTAGGGCTAGCTGTGATTGTGCTGGTAATGTTCCCCACCTCTCGCAGCCAAAAAATTATTGTTCCCATCGTTGCTGCTACCCTGGGTTTTATCGTCAATGGCATTAGGATAGCGATACTGGCACACCTCGCAGCCCCCTCCAGTCAAGCAGCCTTTGACTATTGGCACAGTCAGGAAGGTGCTCTGATCTTTGTGATGATTTCAGTGATTTTGTTTGGCACTTACTGTTTGTTTATGCTGCAACAGTCTGAACCGTAA